A stretch of the Aegilops tauschii subsp. strangulata cultivar AL8/78 chromosome 4, Aet v6.0, whole genome shotgun sequence genome encodes the following:
- the LOC141021866 gene encoding uncharacterized protein, producing the protein MAPHLSPFVRESAMLNPRQLVPTVGPEHGGLEFLKGSFSGIKGYAVGRMTKSCRSKIYINDARWGPEADSIEYGYQAPFSEIHVFIGKISKLGPEPDICTDIIETTQRARPAKVQAALKCAFVGFTQGVDLEGGSVSGGETAVYSGDESSTGETNSMYQLQDDRLGGCSNGDSISDPCEPPNWVAIFMDGTQPVQNSSTAATMFSGSAAATAAGAGGPMRPLAQVFSELLEVLATLLMVEVTPANQAQHNMDVAKLRDEIAQAKEDLNVENARMATERAALEVESQQIQS; encoded by the coding sequence atggctccacacctaagtccttttgtTAGGGAATCTGCCATGttaaatccacgacagttggtgcccaccgtggggccagagCATGGTGGTTtggagttcttgaagggcagttTCTCAGGGATCAAGGGATATGCCGTGGGCCGAATGACCAAGAGTTGCCGCAGCAAAATCTACATCAATGACGCAAGATGGGGTCCCGAGGCTGATTCAATTGAATACGGGTACCAGGCCCCCTTCAGCgaaatccacgtcttcatcggcaagatcagCAAGTTGGGGCCTGAGccagacatctgcaccgacatcatcgagacgacTCAGCGCGCGCGACCTGCCAAGGTTCAAGCCGCTCTAAAGTGTGCTTTTGTCGGCTTTACTCAAGGGGTGGATCTTGAGGGAGGATCTGTGTCCGGCGGAGAGACGGCCGTCTACTCTGGCGACGAGTCCTCAACCGGCGAGACCAATTCCATGTATCAATTGCAAGATGATAGGCTTGGGGGCTGTTCTAATGGCGACAGTATTTCGGACCCCTGTGAGCCGCCAAActgggttgcgatcttcatggacGGCACGCAACCGGTGCAGAATTCCTCAACTGCGGCAACAATGTTTTCCGGTTCAGCAGCCGCTacggcagccggggcaggaggccctatgCGCCCACTGGCTCAAGTTTTTTCTGAACTTTTGGAGGTCTTGGCAACGTTGCTGATGGTGGAGGTAACCCCGGCGAATCAAGCACAACATAACATGGACGTTGCGAAGTTGCGTgatgagatagctcaagctaAGGAGGACCTTAATGTTGAAAATGCCAGGATGGCAACAGAGCGAGCTGCCTTGGAGGTGGAATCACAACAGATTCAATCATAA